From Leptolyngbya sp. 'hensonii', the proteins below share one genomic window:
- a CDS encoding DUF4335 domain-containing protein, protein MTIQRQYSLPNCTLTLQGLGEGGGFAMQTETRPLMSILMSAECYIVGHEKSLRGGREFFENLVATVSHYAQEFFSTIESQEPDRHRASIVHLQNLGQGLHQLTVRPQPGDEMVTPVQINLTTVQLFDLVEAIDQFFADAQTLPALVPQLTPLPKRLTINREPAAKRALPAALGISGLAVAAVASFYLPVPEVKPPQPSPNAVESGSTPTPGASKPPQPQQAGTSPSPQASPTEKPESTKPDDPNAAATAGNVPEISDLAVIGTLRQKLYNQIDQSWKVNPDFKQALEYRVSVNQEGQIVGYKPLNDAALNNADKTPLPSLRKIPTGESPQPPAAIAQFKVVFTSAGELDISSWKGFAAAPAAAPEITEPAQLKTLNRALYKQINEKWQTKPEFPKELIYRVEVDENGVLAHYEPVNQPAYDYVQDIPLPELVKAVSPENPKGTAPRKGLFKVVFQPNGVLQVSPWRGYR, encoded by the coding sequence ATGACGATTCAGCGTCAGTACAGCCTGCCGAACTGCACCCTGACATTACAGGGCCTGGGTGAGGGAGGAGGTTTTGCGATGCAAACCGAGACCCGCCCTCTGATGTCCATTCTCATGAGCGCCGAGTGCTATATCGTCGGGCACGAAAAATCATTGCGTGGGGGAAGAGAGTTCTTCGAGAATCTGGTGGCAACAGTGAGCCACTATGCCCAAGAATTTTTCAGCACCATTGAAAGCCAGGAGCCAGACCGTCACCGGGCTTCCATCGTTCATCTCCAGAACCTGGGTCAGGGACTCCATCAATTGACCGTAAGGCCTCAACCAGGGGATGAAATGGTAACCCCCGTCCAGATTAATCTCACAACCGTGCAACTCTTTGACCTGGTAGAGGCGATCGATCAGTTTTTTGCCGATGCTCAGACCCTGCCAGCCCTGGTGCCCCAGTTGACTCCCCTGCCCAAACGGTTGACCATCAATCGAGAACCTGCGGCGAAACGAGCTTTGCCCGCAGCCCTGGGCATTTCTGGATTGGCAGTTGCTGCTGTGGCTTCTTTCTATCTACCGGTTCCTGAGGTCAAGCCACCCCAGCCCTCCCCCAACGCTGTTGAATCGGGTTCCACGCCAACTCCTGGTGCCTCCAAACCTCCTCAGCCCCAACAGGCTGGGACATCCCCGTCTCCGCAGGCCAGCCCCACCGAAAAACCTGAATCCACAAAACCGGACGATCCGAATGCCGCTGCGACAGCCGGTAATGTGCCCGAAATCTCTGATCTGGCTGTCATTGGGACCCTCCGACAAAAGCTTTACAATCAGATTGATCAGTCCTGGAAAGTGAATCCTGACTTTAAGCAGGCCTTGGAATACCGGGTCAGTGTGAATCAGGAAGGTCAGATCGTCGGTTACAAGCCCCTCAACGATGCGGCCCTGAACAATGCCGACAAAACCCCCTTGCCGAGTCTGAGGAAAATTCCTACTGGGGAATCCCCCCAGCCACCGGCTGCGATCGCCCAGTTCAAGGTGGTCTTCACCTCTGCAGGAGAATTGGATATCAGCTCCTGGAAAGGTTTTGCGGCAGCCCCTGCCGCCGCACCAGAAATCACTGAACCGGCTCAACTGAAGACATTGAACCGGGCACTATATAAGCAGATCAATGAGAAGTGGCAGACGAAACCGGAGTTTCCTAAGGAACTGATTTACCGGGTTGAGGTGGATGAAAATGGGGTGTTAGCCCATTATGAGCCCGTGAATCAACCTGCCTATGACTACGTTCAGGACATTCCCCTGCCTGAACTGGTGAAGGCAGTTTCCCCTGAAAACCCTAAGGGCACGGCCCCCAGGAAAGGGCTGTTCAAGGTTGTTTTCCAGCCGAATGGTGTACTCCAGGTTAGTCCATGGCGGGGCTATCGTTAG